A section of the Pseudomonas lini genome encodes:
- a CDS encoding universal stress protein gives MSGQARFMLVASPLMEHSPAFDRAAALAKAEDAALHIVAFDYLEGLATAGMVNEKALEQMRLGYVERHRQWLEDQARPLRKIGVHVTTEVVWVENPLEEILTHLKEQPMDVLIKALEHQSRLSRLVFTPLDVHLLRECPVPLHFVSHAIHALPRKIVAAVDPFHRDDHYKSFNDRILHEASKLASACNAELDVVYAYDLSSISSDEFSFENGSAFFASDKAKTLFDFQEDAFNDLAARNGIAPEQRHMLMGSPTKVLTRYADTYDVDVIVMGRVGHRGMGRLIGSTVEHLLYKMPCSVWVVYTERLDE, from the coding sequence ATGTCTGGTCAAGCACGTTTCATGCTGGTCGCCTCGCCCCTGATGGAACACAGCCCTGCCTTCGACCGGGCCGCCGCGCTGGCCAAGGCTGAGGATGCGGCCTTGCACATCGTGGCTTTCGACTATCTGGAAGGCCTGGCGACCGCCGGCATGGTCAATGAAAAGGCTCTGGAGCAGATGCGTCTGGGGTACGTCGAGCGCCACCGTCAGTGGCTTGAGGACCAGGCCCGTCCCTTGCGCAAGATCGGTGTGCACGTCACCACCGAGGTGGTTTGGGTCGAAAATCCGCTGGAGGAAATCCTGACTCACCTCAAAGAGCAGCCGATGGACGTGCTGATCAAGGCGCTGGAACATCAATCACGGCTGTCGCGGCTGGTGTTTACCCCTCTCGACGTGCATTTGCTGCGCGAATGCCCGGTGCCGCTGCACTTCGTCAGCCATGCCATTCATGCGTTGCCGCGCAAGATTGTCGCCGCGGTCGATCCGTTCCATCGTGATGATCACTACAAAAGCTTCAACGACCGGATCCTTCACGAAGCGTCAAAACTGGCGAGCGCCTGCAATGCCGAGCTCGACGTGGTCTACGCCTATGACCTTTCGTCTATCAGCTCGGACGAGTTCAGCTTCGAAAACGGTTCGGCGTTTTTCGCCTCGGACAAGGCCAAGACCCTGTTCGACTTCCAGGAGGATGCCTTCAACGATTTGGCCGCGCGCAATGGCATCGCCCCGGAGCAACGGCACATGCTCATGGGCAGCCCGACCAAAGTGCTGACCCGCTATGCCGATACTTATGACGTCGACGTGATTGTCATGGGCCGGGTCGGCCATCGCGGCATGGGCCGGTTGATCGGCAGCACAGTGGAGCATCTGCTGTACAAAATGCCGTGCAGTGTGTGGGTGG